From a region of the Methanolinea sp. genome:
- the ftsY gene encoding signal recognition particle-docking protein FtsY — MFEGLREKLKKVTSGLEKNIATASAEHSPVPADQEKKDTSLLGKVRVLVVEREFVISEKEIEEPLSELEMILLENDVALPVAEAIIAHVRDDLTGKHRKIGEGIDTIVLSALRSALLDVLGEGLDLVSYIAAHERPVKILFTGVNGTGKTTTVAKIGAFLKKQGFSVVIGAGDTFRAGAIEQIDVHAARLGIRIIQHQQGADPSAVLFDAVQHAQAHHIDVVLADTAGRFHNRANLMNQLEKIRRIMKPDLIVYVDEAVAGNDAVVRAYEFEKSVGADAVVLTKVDMDPRGGAAISIAHTIGKPLMFLGTGQGYDDIVPFSPGRMVDELLSEAA; from the coding sequence ATGTTTGAAGGGCTCCGTGAAAAGCTGAAGAAGGTAACCTCCGGACTTGAAAAGAATATAGCTACCGCTTCAGCGGAGCATTCTCCTGTTCCTGCTGACCAGGAGAAGAAAGATACGTCCCTCCTTGGTAAGGTCAGGGTGCTGGTCGTCGAGCGGGAGTTTGTCATCTCCGAGAAGGAAATCGAAGAACCGCTCTCCGAACTCGAGATGATCCTGCTCGAGAACGATGTTGCACTTCCGGTTGCCGAAGCGATCATCGCGCATGTCCGGGACGACCTGACCGGAAAACATAGAAAGATTGGGGAGGGAATCGACACCATAGTCCTCTCGGCCCTGCGATCGGCTCTCCTGGACGTCCTTGGGGAAGGCCTCGATCTCGTCTCGTATATTGCTGCCCATGAACGGCCGGTGAAGATCCTGTTTACCGGGGTAAATGGGACGGGAAAGACCACTACCGTGGCAAAGATCGGCGCATTCCTTAAAAAACAGGGTTTTTCGGTGGTTATCGGGGCCGGGGATACCTTCCGGGCCGGGGCGATCGAGCAGATCGATGTCCATGCCGCCCGGCTCGGGATAAGGATTATCCAGCACCAGCAGGGAGCCGATCCATCAGCCGTCCTTTTCGATGCCGTCCAGCATGCCCAGGCACACCATATCGATGTGGTGCTCGCAGACACCGCCGGCAGGTTTCATAACCGGGCGAACCTGATGAACCAGCTAGAGAAAATCCGTCGCATTATGAAACCAGACCTGATCGTATACGTGGACGAAGCGGTGGCCGGGAACGATGCGGTGGTCCGGGCCTACGAGTTCGAAAAGTCTGTGGGCGCCGATGCCGTGGTGCTGACCAAGGTTGACATGGATCCCCGGGGCGGGGCGGCGATCTCGATTGCCCATACCATTGGAAAACCCCTGATGTTTCTCGGCACAGGCCAGGGGTATGACGATATCGTCCCGTTCTCACCGGGCAGGATGGTCGATGAACTTCTCTCGGAGGCGGCCTGA
- a CDS encoding translation initiation factor IF-6, with product MEKTISFGGDANIGVFSRVFDDIAVVPPTAPEEFRSALTDVLDVDLVITTIQGSEIIGSLLGGNNRGFVVSGLASEDEISLLRDYREVCLLEKGMNAAGNIILANDSLACIHPDMPTVVAQEIGELLRTPVIRISLAGIKTVGMAGAATNQGILVHPRTTRQELAQLEGVTDLPIGVGSVNMGSGLVGTGLVANRAGYLAGTETSGFELGRIEDVFGFLE from the coding sequence ATGGAGAAGACGATCTCGTTTGGCGGGGATGCAAATATCGGCGTGTTCTCACGGGTATTTGACGACATCGCCGTTGTTCCCCCGACCGCCCCTGAAGAGTTCCGGAGTGCACTCACCGATGTCCTAGACGTGGACCTGGTGATCACGACCATCCAGGGGAGCGAGATCATCGGGTCGCTCCTGGGCGGCAATAACCGCGGTTTCGTGGTGAGCGGCCTTGCCAGCGAAGATGAAATCTCCCTCCTGCGTGACTACCGGGAAGTATGCCTTCTGGAAAAAGGGATGAATGCCGCGGGAAACATTATCCTTGCCAACGACTCGCTGGCCTGTATCCATCCTGACATGCCTACGGTGGTAGCGCAGGAAATCGGGGAACTGCTAAGGACACCGGTCATCCGGATTTCGCTGGCTGGCATCAAGACGGTTGGAATGGCCGGAGCTGCCACCAACCAGGGAATCCTGGTGCATCCCCGGACAACGCGGCAGGAGCTTGCGCAGCTTGAAGGGGTTACCGACCTCCCCATCGGGGTAGGTTCGGTGAACATGGGAAGCGGCCTTGTCGGCACCGGCCTTGTCGCCAACCGGGCAGGATACCTTGCAGGTACTGAAACGAGTGGGTTTGAGCTCGGAAGAATTGAGGATGTATTTGGATTTCTGGAGTGA
- a CDS encoding 50S ribosomal protein L18a produces the protein MQDRQFEVKGTFAIGGEWHPYTKIIKAPNEAQARERTFAIFGSKHRLKRRYIIVSTITPLNGE, from the coding sequence ATGCAAGACAGACAGTTCGAAGTGAAAGGGACCTTCGCCATTGGCGGCGAGTGGCACCCGTATACCAAGATTATCAAAGCGCCGAACGAAGCCCAGGCACGGGAGCGTACATTTGCCATCTTTGGGAGCAAGCACCGGTTGAAACGCAGGTATATTATTGTGAGTACGATCACGCCCCTGAATGGTGAGTAG
- the pfdA gene encoding prefoldin subunit alpha, with product MVSRVDRVDPREIQSLQLYLNEYRQQAEIFSQQLALLEDGRMESLAAIETLQALSASPDSTVLLQIGGGASVRVKVPEPDRILVNIGAEVVVEKQNAAAQEYLKDRVMEMEASSKKVAETLERIRGQVNEIAKRIDLAYQQAQAQASPLPPVSQKRPTKREED from the coding sequence ATGGTGAGTAGGGTGGACCGAGTCGATCCTCGGGAGATCCAGTCCCTACAGCTCTACCTGAACGAGTATCGCCAGCAGGCAGAGATCTTCTCCCAGCAGCTCGCGCTTCTCGAAGACGGCAGGATGGAATCCCTGGCTGCGATCGAGACCCTGCAAGCCCTCTCCGCATCACCGGATAGCACGGTCCTCCTCCAGATCGGCGGCGGAGCCAGCGTGAGGGTGAAAGTCCCTGAGCCGGACCGGATCCTGGTCAATATCGGCGCTGAAGTGGTGGTCGAGAAACAGAATGCAGCGGCCCAGGAGTACCTGAAAGACCGGGTCATGGAGATGGAGGCTTCGTCAAAGAAAGTTGCTGAAACCCTGGAACGCATCCGGGGCCAGGTGAACGAGATCGCAAAACGAATCGATCTCGCGTACCAGCAGGCGCAGGCCCAAGCCTCCCCCCTGCCGCCGGTTTCTCAGAAGAGACCCACGAAGAGAGAAGAAGACTGA
- a CDS encoding 50S ribosomal protein L31e, which yields MAEIENEQIYIIALRDARKAPRWKRSNTAIRDIRKYLSKHMKSTDVKLDRTINEKVWDRGSGNPPSRIRVRAMKFADGQVQAELAEE from the coding sequence ATGGCAGAGATTGAAAACGAACAGATCTACATCATCGCTCTCCGGGACGCAAGGAAAGCGCCGCGGTGGAAGAGGAGCAACACCGCGATAAGGGATATCCGGAAGTACCTTTCAAAGCATATGAAGAGCACGGATGTGAAGCTCGACCGCACCATCAACGAGAAGGTATGGGATCGGGGATCTGGGAATCCACCCTCGCGTATCCGCGTCCGGGCCATGAAGTTCGCCGACGGACAGGTCCAGGCAGAACTTGCCGAGGAATAA